DNA sequence from the Veillonellales bacterium genome:
AACTGTATTTAAAGTCGTACAGTGACGAACCGGTAGTATTGCGGGTGGAAATGAGCGGCGCAGGCGAAGTTACGGCCGGAGACATCCTTGCCAATCCTGACGTTGAGATTTTAAACCCCGAACTGCATTTGGCCACCGTTGATGACAGCGGCACACTGAAAATGGAAATTTCCGTTGAACGCGGCCGCGGTTATGTTCCGTCTGATAAAAACAAAAAACCCGATCAGGTTATCGGAGTCATACCCATTGATTCCATCTTTTCACCTATCCAGAGAGTTAACTATCAAATAACGGATACGCGTGTCGGTAACGTTACAGATTACGACAAATTAACACTGGAAATGTGGACGGATGGCAGCATTCGGCCGGAAGAGGCGATCAGCAAGGCTGCCGGTATTATGATAGCGCATTTGAAGCTGTTTCAGAACATGGCCGGAACCCCGCCGGAAGAGGAAGGGGCGGGAGGAACATTTACCGAAGTGCCGGAGGAGCCCGGATCCAAGACGATGGAAATGACGATTGAGGATTTGGACCTGTCGGTACGTTCTTATAATTGTTTAAAACGGGCCGGAATTAACACGGTAGCGGAACTAGTGCAGAAAAGTGAAGAAGATATGATGAAAGTGCGTAACCTGGGTCGTAAATCATTAGAAGAAGTGAAGAAAAAGCTAATAGAACTAGGGTTATCACTGACCGAATTTGAGGAGTAAAAAGAGGAGGGAAGAGTATGGCCTACAGAAAGTTAGGACGTGACACCAGTGCGCGCAAAGCGCTGTTTCGCAGCATCTTGACTTCCTTCTTTGCATGCGAGCGAATTGAAACAACGGAAGCGAAGGCGAAGGAAATCAGCGGCTTGGCTGAAAAAATGATTACCCTGGCCAAGCGCGGTGATTTGCATGCCCGCCGTCAAGTTTTATCACAGCTCATGGACGAAGAAGTTACAACGAAGCTATTTGATACAATTGCACCGAAATATGTTGATCGTCAGGGCGGCTACACCCGGGTTTTAAAATTAGGGCCGCGTCGCGGTGATGCTGCGCCGATGGCAATACTGGAATTGGTGTAAAATGGAGAAGACGACCACTCGGTCGTCTTTCTTGCTATTGTAGGATAGGGGAAAGACTATGGGAGAACTGATTCGTATTGAGAATATGAGCCATGCTTACACCGGAACCGGCGAGGGTGAAGTCAAGGCTCTGGATAATGTATCCTTATCGGTCAATCAAGGCGAATTTGTGGCGATTATCGGCGCCAACGGATCGGGGAAATCTACTTTGGCAAAGCATCTGAATGCTCTGCTGCTGCCTTCGGCAGGCGACTGCGTCATTGCCGGCATGAACACCAAAGACGCCGAACAATTATGGCAGATTCGCCAGACAGTGGGTATGGTATTTCAAAATCCGGACAACCAGATCGTAGCCACAATCGTGGAAGAAGATATAGCATTTGGACCGGAGAATTTAGCGGTTCCTTCAGCCGAGATTGTCGAACGGGTCAATACAGCTTTAGACCTTGTCGGAATGACGGATTACCGGCTGCATGCTCCGCATTTGTTGTCCGGCGGGCAGAAGCAGCGGGTAGCCATTGCCGGCGTTCTGGCCATGCAGTCACAATGCCTTGTTTTGGACGAACCGACCGCCATGCTGGATCCCCGAGGCCGGCAGGAGGTATTGGCGACCGTAAGCCGTCTGAATCGGGAAGCTGCCATTACGGTCGTTTATATTACTCATTTCATGGAAGAGGCGGTTGCTGCCGACAGAGTCATTGTCATGGAAAAGGGTAAAATCGCTTTTTCCGGCAGCCCGGCGGCAGTGTTCAGTCAGGTGAACCGGTTAAAGAGTTTGGGGTTGGAGGCACCGGTGGCAGCGGAAGTGGCTCAGCGTCTGCGCCAGGCGGGAGTGGTTCTGCCGGAGACGATTATTACCGATGAAGAATTGGCGGTGGCATTATGTCCATAACTTTACAGCATGTCACTTATACTTATATGCCGGGTACTCCTTATGAACAAACCGCATTGCAGGATATTAATCTTGAAATAGCAAGCGGCGAGTTTGTGGGAATCATCGGTCATACCGGGTCGGGAAAATCAACCCTGATACAGCATTTAAACGGCCTTTTAAAACCGTCCCGGGGATCGGT
Encoded proteins:
- a CDS encoding energy-coupling factor transporter ATPase is translated as MGELIRIENMSHAYTGTGEGEVKALDNVSLSVNQGEFVAIIGANGSGKSTLAKHLNALLLPSAGDCVIAGMNTKDAEQLWQIRQTVGMVFQNPDNQIVATIVEEDIAFGPENLAVPSAEIVERVNTALDLVGMTDYRLHAPHLLSGGQKQRVAIAGVLAMQSQCLVLDEPTAMLDPRGRQEVLATVSRLNREAAITVVYITHFMEEAVAADRVIVMEKGKIAFSGSPAAVFSQVNRLKSLGLEAPVAAEVAQRLRQAGVVLPETIITDEELAVALCP
- a CDS encoding DNA-directed RNA polymerase subunit alpha; the encoded protein is MIEIEKPKIEIVEISEDSRYGKFVCEPLERGYGTTLGNSLRRILLSSLPGAAVTSVQIEGVLHEFSTIPGVREDVTDIILNLKQLYLKSYSDEPVVLRVEMSGAGEVTAGDILANPDVEILNPELHLATVDDSGTLKMEISVERGRGYVPSDKNKKPDQVIGVIPIDSIFSPIQRVNYQITDTRVGNVTDYDKLTLEMWTDGSIRPEEAISKAAGIMIAHLKLFQNMAGTPPEEEGAGGTFTEVPEEPGSKTMEMTIEDLDLSVRSYNCLKRAGINTVAELVQKSEEDMMKVRNLGRKSLEEVKKKLIELGLSLTEFEE
- the rplQ gene encoding 50S ribosomal protein L17, encoding MAYRKLGRDTSARKALFRSILTSFFACERIETTEAKAKEISGLAEKMITLAKRGDLHARRQVLSQLMDEEVTTKLFDTIAPKYVDRQGGYTRVLKLGPRRGDAAPMAILELV